The following are encoded together in the Deinococcus soli (ex Cha et al. 2016) genome:
- a CDS encoding 2,3-bisphosphoglycerate-independent phosphoglycerate mutase: MSDLLDTIRDLAKPTDSKILMVVLDGVGGLPLDTNGDTELAAAKTPNLDALAAQSQLGQIELVGAGITPGSGPGHLSLFGYDPLKYVVGRGALSAVGIGVKLGAGDVAVRGNFATLGEGRVVQDRRAGRPSDEKNAEIVGKLKAAIPDVDGTPVEIYTESEHRFVVVFRANGGSPLGANLSDVDPQATGVPPMTAQAHDDASQKTADLVNAFVQRAETALKDETQVNGVLFRGYSDVPHFPSFDDAYQLRAACIASYPMYKGLASLVGMDVLTVQGEEDALDGKVQALKDNWSKYDFFYFHVKKTDSTGEDGDFKAKVKKIELFDALLPQLLALNPDVIAIVGDHSTPSKLATHSWHPVPLLIRSDYGRRDLAQRYTEDEALKGSLGLRKGTDLMPLLMANALKLNKYGA; the protein is encoded by the coding sequence ATGAGCGACCTTCTGGACACCATCCGCGACCTGGCCAAACCGACCGACAGCAAGATCCTGATGGTCGTCCTCGACGGCGTGGGCGGCCTGCCCCTCGACACCAACGGCGACACCGAACTCGCCGCTGCGAAGACCCCCAACCTCGACGCGCTGGCCGCGCAGAGCCAGCTCGGGCAGATCGAACTCGTCGGGGCGGGCATCACCCCCGGCAGCGGCCCCGGCCACCTCAGCCTCTTCGGGTACGACCCCCTGAAGTACGTCGTGGGTCGCGGCGCCCTCAGTGCTGTGGGGATTGGCGTGAAACTCGGCGCCGGTGACGTCGCCGTGCGCGGCAACTTCGCCACCCTCGGCGAAGGCCGCGTCGTGCAGGACCGCCGCGCGGGCCGCCCCAGCGACGAGAAGAACGCCGAGATCGTGGGCAAACTCAAGGCCGCCATCCCCGACGTCGACGGCACCCCCGTCGAGATCTACACCGAGTCGGAGCACCGCTTCGTGGTCGTCTTCCGCGCGAACGGCGGCAGCCCCCTCGGCGCGAACCTCAGCGACGTGGACCCCCAGGCGACCGGCGTGCCCCCCATGACCGCCCAGGCCCACGACGACGCCAGCCAGAAAACCGCCGACCTCGTCAACGCCTTCGTGCAACGCGCCGAAACCGCCCTGAAGGACGAAACGCAGGTCAACGGCGTCCTCTTCCGCGGGTACAGCGACGTCCCCCACTTCCCCAGCTTCGACGATGCCTATCAGCTCAGGGCCGCCTGCATCGCCAGCTACCCCATGTACAAGGGCCTCGCCAGCCTCGTCGGCATGGACGTCCTCACCGTTCAGGGGGAAGAAGACGCCCTCGACGGCAAGGTCCAGGCCCTCAAGGACAACTGGAGCAAGTACGACTTCTTCTACTTCCACGTCAAGAAAACCGACAGCACCGGCGAGGACGGCGACTTCAAAGCCAAAGTCAAGAAGATCGAACTCTTCGACGCCCTGCTGCCCCAGCTCCTGGCGCTGAACCCCGACGTCATCGCCATCGTCGGCGACCACAGCACCCCCAGCAAACTCGCCACGCACTCCTGGCACCCCGTGCCGCTCCTCATCCGCAGCGACTACGGCCGCCGCGACCTCGCCCAGCGCTACACCGAGGATGAAGCCCTGAAAGGCAGCCTCGGCCTGCGCAAAGGCACCGACCTCATGCCGCTCCTCATGGCCAACGCCCTGAAACTCAACAAGTACGGCGCGTAA
- a CDS encoding NIF family HAD-type phosphatase encodes MPPRPLLILDLDETLWHGTPDPTHTTAFLWHRDRCSWHRDEHGDLQPRKPARKLRATWIRSRYPRERILAIDDRPQNWASGYGHLVRVTPWTGDPTDDELPRLARYLLSIADTPDLRRVEKRGWRGRVLD; translated from the coding sequence ATGCCGCCCCGGCCCCTCCTGATCCTCGACCTGGACGAAACCCTCTGGCACGGCACCCCCGACCCCACCCACACCACCGCTTTCCTCTGGCACCGCGACCGCTGCTCCTGGCACCGCGACGAACACGGCGACCTCCAACCCCGCAAACCCGCCCGGAAACTCCGCGCCACCTGGATACGATCCCGCTACCCCCGCGAACGCATCCTCGCCATCGACGACCGACCACAAAACTGGGCATCCGGCTACGGCCACCTCGTCCGCGTCACCCCCTGGACCGGCGACCCCACCGACGACGAACTCCCCCGCCTCGCCCGGTACCTGCTGAGCATCGCGGACACGCCGGATCTTCGGCGGGTGGAGAAGCGGGGATGGCGGGGGCGGGTTCTGGACTGA